The following are encoded together in the Desulfococcus multivorans genome:
- the cobT gene encoding nicotinate-nucleotide--dimethylbenzimidazole phosphoribosyltransferase, giving the protein MRLLEHTIQRITAPNADAYGAARERLRNQARPAGSLGILEEVGARLAGIFGTIDVRLDRKIVITCAGDHGICAEGVSRFPQKVTPQMVYNFVGGGASVSVLARHAGAEVRVADLGVDWDFAPDLPIYHKKVRKGTANFAAVPAMTREEAVRSIEAGIEIVDELTAEGPVHLIGTGDMGIGNTSPSTAIIAAYSNIPVPELTGRGTGIDDDGLRKKIAAIEKGLALHRPDPKDPVGVLEKVGGLEIGGLAGLVIGAAAHGIPVVCDGLIATAGALIACELAPSARPYLFAGHNSVEVGHRYMLEHLGLQPLLHLEFRLGEGTGAALAMTLMDAATRILAEIKTFAEVGINDAQ; this is encoded by the coding sequence ATGAGACTACTGGAACATACGATTCAACGCATCACGGCGCCCAACGCCGATGCATACGGCGCCGCCAGAGAGCGGCTCAGAAACCAGGCCCGCCCGGCGGGGAGCCTTGGCATCCTGGAGGAGGTGGGGGCTCGTCTGGCCGGCATTTTCGGTACGATCGACGTTCGTCTCGACAGGAAGATTGTGATCACCTGCGCCGGAGACCATGGGATCTGCGCCGAGGGCGTAAGCCGTTTCCCCCAAAAGGTGACCCCCCAAATGGTCTACAATTTCGTGGGCGGCGGTGCGTCCGTCAGTGTCCTGGCCCGCCATGCCGGAGCGGAAGTCCGGGTGGCGGATCTGGGGGTTGACTGGGATTTCGCGCCGGATTTACCTATTTACCACAAAAAGGTCCGAAAAGGCACGGCCAACTTCGCCGCGGTGCCGGCCATGACACGGGAGGAGGCTGTCCGCAGCATCGAGGCCGGCATCGAAATCGTCGACGAACTGACGGCCGAAGGTCCGGTGCATCTTATCGGCACGGGGGACATGGGCATCGGCAACACCTCGCCCTCCACCGCCATCATCGCGGCCTATTCGAACATTCCCGTGCCGGAGTTGACCGGTCGGGGAACCGGAATCGACGATGACGGACTCCGGAAAAAGATCGCGGCCATCGAAAAGGGTCTCGCGCTGCACCGGCCCGATCCCAAGGACCCTGTGGGCGTCCTCGAAAAGGTCGGCGGGCTTGAGATCGGCGGCCTGGCCGGGCTGGTCATCGGCGCTGCGGCCCACGGCATTCCCGTGGTCTGCGACGGCCTCATCGCCACCGCCGGCGCCCTGATCGCCTGCGAGCTCGCACCGTCGGCCCGGCCCTATCTTTTCGCCGGCCACAACAGCGTAGAGGTCGGCCACCGTTACATGCTCGAACATCTGGGCCTTCAGCCTCTACTTCACCTGGAATTCCGCCTGGGAGAAGGCACCGGCGCCGCCCTGGCCATGACGCTCATGGACGCCGCAACCCGCATCCTGGCCGAAATCAAAACCTTTGCGGAGGTCGGGATCAACGACGCCCAGTAA
- the thiC gene encoding phosphomethylpyrimidine synthase ThiC, with translation MKTQIELAREGVVTPQMEIVARNENSEPGDIRRQVALGEVVIAHHPQRKHQRVVGIGSGLRTKVNGSIGTSSDICDIDLEVKKARAVQEEGADTLMELSAGGDLDAVRRAVLADCDLPVGNVPLYQAFCEAARKYRNPNKLDPEYLFELIERQLADGISFMAIHCGINQFSIERLKKQGFRYGGLVSKGGTFMVSWMEYNQKENPLYEQFDRVCALMKKYDAVLSLGNGIRAGAIHDSHDRAQMAEMIINCELAELGREMGCQMMVEGPGHVPLDEIAGNIMLEKRMSGNAPYYVLGPLPADCGAGYDHVTAAIGAANAARHGADLICYITPAEHLALPNEADVREGVRITRLAVHIGDVAKYPKRREQEKQVSLARRDTRWEDQLRLLMFPDRAEEIRKSRSPENEKTCTMCGNFCAMERGLSLFEKDIRGDKISLSL, from the coding sequence ATGAAGACACAGATCGAACTGGCCAGAGAAGGGGTCGTGACCCCACAGATGGAGATTGTCGCCCGAAATGAAAACAGCGAACCCGGAGATATCCGGCGACAGGTGGCCCTGGGCGAGGTCGTCATCGCCCACCACCCTCAGCGAAAGCACCAGCGGGTGGTGGGGATCGGATCGGGCTTGAGAACCAAAGTGAACGGTTCCATCGGCACATCCTCGGATATCTGCGACATCGACCTGGAAGTCAAAAAAGCCCGGGCGGTCCAGGAAGAAGGTGCCGACACCCTGATGGAGCTGTCGGCCGGCGGCGATCTCGACGCGGTACGCCGGGCCGTCCTGGCCGATTGCGATCTGCCGGTGGGCAACGTTCCCCTTTACCAGGCCTTCTGCGAGGCGGCCCGTAAGTACCGGAATCCCAACAAGCTGGACCCCGAATATCTCTTCGAACTCATCGAACGGCAGCTGGCCGACGGCATCTCCTTCATGGCCATCCACTGCGGTATCAATCAATTCAGTATCGAACGTCTCAAAAAACAGGGCTTCCGATACGGCGGGCTGGTTTCCAAGGGCGGCACCTTCATGGTCTCGTGGATGGAATACAACCAGAAGGAAAACCCCCTCTACGAGCAATTCGACCGGGTCTGCGCCCTGATGAAAAAGTACGACGCCGTCCTCTCCCTGGGCAACGGGATCCGGGCCGGCGCCATCCACGACAGCCACGACCGGGCCCAGATGGCGGAGATGATCATCAACTGCGAACTGGCCGAGCTGGGACGCGAGATGGGCTGTCAGATGATGGTCGAGGGACCGGGGCATGTGCCCCTGGACGAGATCGCGGGCAACATCATGCTGGAAAAACGGATGAGCGGCAACGCACCCTACTATGTCCTGGGACCACTGCCCGCCGACTGCGGGGCCGGCTACGACCACGTCACCGCGGCCATCGGAGCGGCAAACGCCGCCCGGCACGGCGCCGATCTTATATGTTACATCACCCCGGCCGAGCATCTGGCCCTGCCCAACGAGGCCGACGTCCGGGAAGGGGTCCGGATCACGCGCCTGGCGGTCCACATCGGCGACGTTGCCAAATACCCCAAACGCCGGGAGCAGGAGAAGCAGGTCTCCCTGGCCCGTCGGGACACCCGCTGGGAAGATCAGCTCAGGTTGCTGATGTTCCCGGACCGCGCCGAGGAGATTCGAAAAAGCCGGAGTCCGGAAAACGAAAAAACCTGCACCATGTGCGGGAATTTCTGCGCCATGGAACGGGGCCTGTCGCTTTTCGAAAAGGATATCAGGGGAGACAAGATTTCGCTGTCGCTGTGA